A window from Streptomyces sp. NBC_00299 encodes these proteins:
- a CDS encoding GntR family transcriptional regulator: MTAPVIHSLREQIREHILEGIISGRWQPGERIVERRIATELEVSQTPVREALRELESLRLIESAPNKGVRVRSLTAADLEESYPVRAGLEAIAAELAADRLSEDCSALEPHVAALYEADRLSDGTAQVRHTVAFHRELVRAAGNSVLLHTWEGLGIEVFTALSIRWLGTVQQSYAEEHEELVAAFQRRDPRIAEMVKAHVLGCAPRHEGE; encoded by the coding sequence ATGACCGCCCCCGTCATCCACTCGCTGCGCGAACAGATCCGCGAGCACATCCTGGAGGGGATCATCAGCGGGCGCTGGCAGCCGGGCGAGCGGATCGTGGAACGGCGGATCGCCACCGAGCTGGAGGTCAGCCAGACGCCGGTGCGGGAGGCACTGCGTGAGCTGGAGTCGCTGCGGCTGATCGAGTCCGCGCCCAACAAGGGCGTACGGGTACGGAGTCTGACGGCGGCCGACCTGGAGGAGAGCTACCCGGTCCGGGCCGGTTTGGAGGCCATCGCCGCGGAACTCGCGGCCGACCGCCTCTCGGAGGACTGCTCCGCCCTGGAGCCGCATGTCGCCGCTCTGTACGAGGCCGACCGTCTCTCGGACGGCACGGCCCAGGTGCGGCACACGGTCGCCTTCCACCGCGAGCTGGTGCGGGCGGCGGGCAACTCGGTGCTCCTGCACACCTGGGAGGGCCTCGGCATCGAGGTGTTCACAGCCCTTTCCATCCGCTGGCTGGGGACGGTGCAGCAGTCGTACGCGGAGGAGCACGAGGAGCTGGTGGCCGCGTTCCAGCGCCGGGATCCGCGCATCGCCGAGATGGTCAAGGCCCACGTACTCGGGTGCGCACCGAGGCACGAAGGCGAATAG